From the Brachyspira suanatina genome, the window TTGGAATAGTGATTACAAAAGCAAATTATACATCATCAGTTATTCCTATAATAATAGCAATATTTATATATTCTTATGTTCAAAAATTACTAGAAAAAATTATTCCAGATGTTGTAAAAATTATTTTAGTGCCTACATTCGGTTTATTAATAATGATACCTGCTACTTTAATGGTTTTCGGACCTATAGGTATATATATAGGTAATTTTGTAAATTGGTTCTATTATTTAATTATGAATTTCAGTCCTATATTATTGGGTGCTTTTATTGGTGCTATGTGGTGTGTATTGGTAATATTTGGAGCTCACAGAGCTATAGTTCCTATAGGAATAAATGACGTTGCTATGACAGGAAAACAAAGTTTGCTTGCATTTGCCGGTGCTGCCAATTTTGCACAGGCAGGTGCGGCATTAGGAATATTTTTGAAAACAAAAAATAAACAATTAAAAACAATTTCAGCTTCAGCCAGTATAACAGCTTTATTTGGTATAACAGAACCAGCTATTTACGGAGCAACATTAAGATTAAAAAAACCAATGTTATGTGCTATCATATGCGGAGCTATAGCAGGCGGTGTTATGGGATGGGGCGGTTCATATGGAACAGCATTTGCCAATCAGGGAATACTTACAATAGCCGTTTATGCAGAAGCAGGTGCTAAAGCATTTATATCATACTTAGCTGGTATAGCTATAGCATTTTTTGGTTCAGCAATTTTAACTTATATAGTTGGATTTAAAGATATAACAGAATAATTAAAATACTAAAGGATGATTATATGAATAAAACATTTCCAAAAGATTTTTTATGGGGAGCATCTTCTTCAGCTTTTCAAATAGAAGGAGGATGGAATGAAGATGGAAAGATAATGACCGTTGCTGATTTTAATTCTTTTAAAAAATCAGATATTCAGGCAGACAGTAAAATAGCAAGCGATTTCTATCATAATTATAATTCTGATATAGAACTTATGAAAGAGATGTCAATAAAAGCTTATAGATTTTCTGTATCTTGGGCCAGGATATTTCCAAATGGAAAGATAAATAATAAAGGGATAGATTTTTATAATAGATTAATAGATAGTTTATTGGAGAAAGATATCATTCCTTTAGTAACATTATATCATTTTGATTTGCCTTATAATTTGGTAGAAAAATATAATGGATGGGAATCTAGAGAATGTATATATGAATTTGAAAAATATGTTAGGGTTTGTTATGAGAATTTTGGCGATAGGGTAAAATATTGGCAGCCTAATAATGAACAAAATCTCATGATAAGAGTTAATGAGAGAATGAATATTAATGATCAAGATGAAAGCATAAAAAATTTCATAGAAAAAATTAGAGCACAAATGGATTATAATATGTTTGTAGCTCATGCTTTGGCTGTTAATGCTTGTCATGAAATTATCAAAGATGCTAAAATAGGACCAGCAGTTTCATCTACTGTAACATATCCATATACAAATAAGCCTGAAGATGTATGGGCTGCTAGAATGAATAATTATTTCAAAACAGATTATGCTTTGGATATATATTATAATGGTGAATATCCTGGATATTATAAAAAATATTTAGAAGACATGAATATTATGCCTATTATGAATAATGAAGATGAGAAGATACTTAAATCTGCCAAGATAGATTTTATAGCGTTAAATTACTATAGAACTTTAACAGCAAGATTTTTACCTGAAGATAATGAGCATAAAAAAGGTACAAGAGTTAATGATATAGATTTTGATTTGTATGGATATTGGAAAATAGAGAGAAATCAAAATTTGAAAGCTACTGAATATGGTGCCCAAATAGATCCTGTTGGTCTTAGAATAGTACTAAATGAATATTATATGAGATACAGATTACCTTTGATTATAACAGAAAATGGACTTGGTGCACATGATACATTAACTGAATATGGTAAAGTTCATGATGATTACAGAATAGATTATTTAAGAGAGCATATAAAAGCTTGTAAATTAGCCATAGAAGATGGAGTAAATTTAATAGGATATTGTCCATGGTCTGTTATGGATTTAATGAGTTCTCATCAAGGTTTCAGAAAAAGATACGGATTTATATACGTAAATAGAGATGAGCATGATATTAAAGATCTATCAAGAATAAAAAAAGATAGTTTTTATTGGTATAAGAAAGTAATAGATTCCAATGGTGAAGATTTAGATTGATAATTATTGCGCACGGTCCATAAAATTTAAAATGTAAACTTATTTAAAATCATAATTAAAACTATATAAAAAAATATATTTACCGTGCGTTAATAAAAATTTTCAATATAATAACCGCTTGGGTGGGTATTAAAATAACAGAGTAAAATAACAAAATAAAATATATAAAAATAGCAGTTAAGATTTTAAATTTAAAGGGTGGGGAGTTAGAATAAAATTTGTTTTTTTAATCTTTTCTAATTTCCAGCCCTTTATATTTTATTGCCTTATTCGGTTATTTTTGTTTTTTGTTTCTTTGTTGTTTAAAAAGAAATTTTAATACCCACCCAAGTTTTATTTAAATTTATAATGCATTTACAAACAAAATTAAGAATATTATTTTATTTGAAATATAGTTTTTATTATATTTATTGATTCACTTACCGTGCGTTATCTAATCTCATAATCATCATCTACATTAAAACCTAAATTTACTTCAAGATTTTCTAACTTTTGATTTTTCTTTTCATAGTCAGCTTTAATCTGAGAATATATATTGTATCCTGCACTCATATTTATAAATCTTAAATATATATCATTTTCCTTGCCGTTAAATGCCCCTTCTCTAAAAAGTTCAAATAGATAATTATTGATTAAATGATATGTATAAAGCTGAGTTTTGTATACAGAACAATTTTTTTGAGATGACTGAAAATTGAAATTAACAATTTCTCCAGAATGAAGCTCATTATAAAATTCATTATCAGCACATATTTCAGGTAAGAATAAAAATAAATCACTTGCAAGACTATAATCCTTTGTAAGCTCTTCTGCTAAATTTCCTAATTTATCATAAGATTCTTCGGACTCTTTTAAATTTAAAACTATATTTGAATATTCTCGAATAAATTTTAAAATCTCATCATTACTGAATGGATAAGGAGTATAAGTCTCATTATCCTGCACTAAAAAGAAAAACTGCTTGTCTGATGAAAAATCTGTTTCATCCCAAGTTTTTACATATTTATTCATTTTTTCAGCAAGCTCTGGTATATTAACATCATTGATTCTAAGCTCTCCTATAGAATAGTCGTTACCTGCCTTAGCTCCGTATATTTTAATGTAGCATATTTTTTGATTTCCTATTCTTTTTAAAATGTCATCTTTGAACATATCCCAATAAATATTTACATTTTTAGGCTTTCCATTATCGCCGCCCATATTAACTAAATTACTTGTATAAACTTTCCATTTATGTTTTTTACCGGCAAATTCAGTTTCTACTTCATCAAGTATTCTGTTTTCATTCATAGCTTTTATGCCTGTCATTATACCGAATATAAAACTTCCATTTGAAAGCCCTACAGAAGTATTAGCATCTTTTCCTGCACTGGCACAGCATTCAAATATATTTCTGTCCCAATCAGGACTGGATATATAATAGTTTATAACGGCACTTTTATCTGTTATAGTATCAGGATAAGCATTTATAAATATATTCCATTTTTTTATAACAATACTTCCCTCTATTATTTCATTATCTATATCATTTGATAAAATATATGATATATCTTTTATGATAGAATCAGGATCATCAATATTAACGGAATTAGCTTC encodes:
- a CDS encoding PTS transporter subunit EIIC, with protein sequence MDYKSLSKDLIQELGGKENILEVTHCFTRLRFVLKDSSNIDREKVKSMSGVVTIVEHGGQFQVVFGNKVGKVYDAVKEFIDVEKLNSSEEKEKTSIFNKILNSFAAIFTPVVPAIAGSGMLKGIIAIFVMIFASKGIDIKESHTYIILNAASNAVFYFMPIILGYTCAKVFKCNEFISMIIGATMCYPDIVSLMGIEGNVNLFGIVITKANYTSSVIPIIIAIFIYSYVQKLLEKIIPDVVKIILVPTFGLLIMIPATLMVFGPIGIYIGNFVNWFYYLIMNFSPILLGAFIGAMWCVLVIFGAHRAIVPIGINDVAMTGKQSLLAFAGAANFAQAGAALGIFLKTKNKQLKTISASASITALFGITEPAIYGATLRLKKPMLCAIICGAIAGGVMGWGGSYGTAFANQGILTIAVYAEAGAKAFISYLAGIAIAFFGSAILTYIVGFKDITE
- a CDS encoding glycoside hydrolase family 1 protein codes for the protein MNKTFPKDFLWGASSSAFQIEGGWNEDGKIMTVADFNSFKKSDIQADSKIASDFYHNYNSDIELMKEMSIKAYRFSVSWARIFPNGKINNKGIDFYNRLIDSLLEKDIIPLVTLYHFDLPYNLVEKYNGWESRECIYEFEKYVRVCYENFGDRVKYWQPNNEQNLMIRVNERMNINDQDESIKNFIEKIRAQMDYNMFVAHALAVNACHEIIKDAKIGPAVSSTVTYPYTNKPEDVWAARMNNYFKTDYALDIYYNGEYPGYYKKYLEDMNIMPIMNNEDEKILKSAKIDFIALNYYRTLTARFLPEDNEHKKGTRVNDIDFDLYGYWKIERNQNLKATEYGAQIDPVGLRIVLNEYYMRYRLPLIITENGLGAHDTLTEYGKVHDDYRIDYLREHIKACKLAIEDGVNLIGYCPWSVMDLMSSHQGFRKRYGFIYVNRDEHDIKDLSRIKKDSFYWYKKVIDSNGEDLD
- a CDS encoding DUF6348 family protein produces the protein MNNEELDLQFHKLYEEGNHKGIIELILSLPEEQLNDDIKGQLAVAYNNTGEFDLAIEILNSLSEETKSHHTWFYKIAYAYSGKSDMSNANLNIDRALYTLEMNKSLISNEEYDYYNNLYNNLKEYIQGGSMHYEANSVNIDDPDSIIKDISYILSNDIDNEIIEGSIVIKKWNIFINAYPDTITDKSAVINYYISSPDWDRNIFECCASAGKDANTSVGLSNGSFIFGIMTGIKAMNENRILDEVETEFAGKKHKWKVYTSNLVNMGGDNGKPKNVNIYWDMFKDDILKRIGNQKICYIKIYGAKAGNDYSIGELRINDVNIPELAEKMNKYVKTWDETDFSSDKQFFFLVQDNETYTPYPFSNDEILKFIREYSNIVLNLKESEESYDKLGNLAEELTKDYSLASDLFLFLPEICADNEFYNELHSGEIVNFNFQSSQKNCSVYKTQLYTYHLINNYLFELFREGAFNGKENDIYLRFINMSAGYNIYSQIKADYEKKNQKLENLEVNLGFNVDDDYEIR